From Sphingobacterium bambusae:
AATGTTAAGATATTGAACATCAACAATGCTCAGATGCTGGGCTCCCAGTTTATTAACAATATGCAAAATATGGCGATTACTTTCTTTTGCGTCATCGCTGTGATCGAAGGTGACATCACATTCGGAATAATGATATCAACACAATTTATCATCGGGATGCTCAACGGTCCCGTTGCCCAGTTTGTGGGTTTTGTACAATCAGCGCAATACTCTAAAATTAGTTTCATGCGGATTAATGAAATTCACCAACTTCAGGACGAAGACGACTTAGTTTCGGTGTCGGCTAACAGTATGGAATTGCCAAATAATAAAAGCTTGAATGTCAAAAATCTTTCTTTCGCATATTCTCCACATGCCCCACTAGTTATTAAAGGTATCAACTTCGCAGTACCTGAAGGAAAAGTAACAGCTATAGTTGGAGATAGTGGTTGCGGAAAGTCGACATTACTGAAACTGTTGTTAAGACTTTATCTGCCTTCCTACGGAGAAATTTCTATCGGGGATATGAACCTTAACAATGTGAGTTTGAGGCAATGGAGAGCCAGATGCGGCAGCGTCATGCAAGAAGGTAAAGTATTTAACGATACGATTCAGAATAATATAATTTTAAACGAAGAAAAGGTAGACTATCAAGCTTTAAAGCGAGCTACGGATATAGCGAATATTTCTAAAGAAATTGAGGCCATGCCGCAGGGCTATCAGACAATGATAGGGGAATTGGGAAGAGGTTTAAGCGGAGGACAGAAGCAACGACTACTAATTGCCCGCGCCCTGTATAAAGATCCGGATTATCTTTTTCTTGATGAGGCTACTAATGCGTTGGATACGATAAATGAACAGAAGATTGTAACCGCACTTAATAATGTCTTCAAAAATCGAACGGTAATTGTAATTGCACATAGATTGAGTACGATTAAGAAAGCCGATCAGATCATTGTTATGAAAGAGGGATCAATTATGGAGTTAGGAACCCATGATAGATTGATGGAAAATAAAAGACATTACTACGAACTTATACAAAGCCAATATGATCTGGAACCTGTTAAAGTTACGACCGAAGTCGAGGGATAACTCAAAGCGAAGCGAGGAGGTTAGTGACATCATCGATCGAATGCCTACGGCATTTAGTAAGTGGGTCGCCCTAACTATTATTACACTAACAATTTTGCTGTTTATTTTTGGATGGTTCATCAAATACCCCGACATAGCAACTGGCCAAATTAAAATTAACTCGAATATATCTCCGGTTAAGTTGCCTGCACATACATCTGGTAAGTTAGAGATCTTAGGTGTTAAGCCACAAGATACTATATACGAAGGAGATTATTTAGCAGTTATACAAAATTCGGCGAATACTGATGACGTACGGAAAATATTGTCTCTAATTCATAGTTTCGATCCGAATACCCCGGAACAATTTTCCCGAGCCGCGCTGTATTTTCCAGAAAGGGTTTCTCTAGGAGAGTTGAATATGAAATACTATTCCTTTCTTTCATCCTTAAAGAGCCTGATCGATTACTCTGATGACAATATTTATGAGCAACAGTACCGTGGTTTGAACGAAAGTATTATCTGGAGAAAAAAGATACTCGAGGAGAGTGATAGTGCTTTGAATATTTCAAATGAAAATCTAAAAATATCAGAAAAGTGGTTAAGTAAGTATTCCTCATTAAACAAAGATATTGTCACGACCTATGACTTTGAAATAGATAAAAGTCGCCTCGATCTGCTATCTGCGAGACAGAACAAGCAAAACCTAATAAAAGATATTACACTAATTGAAATGCAGATTACAGAGAATGAAAATAGTTTATCCCAACTAGCTGTAGAACGCAGAGAGAAAGAAAGACAGCTCCATTTAGATTTGCTAGCATCCTATCATGAGCTAAGTGATCAATTAAAGAAATGGGAACAAACATATGTGTTGAAATCCCCCTTCGACGGACAGGTAGAGTTTTTAAAGTTCTGGTCGAATAATCAGTTTGTTCAGGCCGGGGAAGAAGTATTCGGGATTGTACCCAAGGAAAGTTTGGTGCTTGGACAAGTTTTTCTTCCTGCTACTGGAGCAGGAAAAGTGAGAATCGGAAGCACTGTATCAATAAAATTGGATGATTACCCGTATGCGGAATTTGGTTCAATAAAGGGAATAGTAAGGTCAATATCCTTAATAACCAATGAATTGAAGACAGCACAAAGTAATATCAATACGTACCTAGTAACTGTTGATATGCCCGATGGTTTAGTAACGAACTATGGCGACAAGTTGGATTTTAAATATGAGATAGGAGGACAAGCGGACATCATAGTAAAAGATAGGAGGCTTATTGAGAGACTATTTGACAACATAAAATTTAATTCGAAATAAGTGCACGTTATATGAGATTTTTACTGTTAGTGTGGGTGGCCGCTTATTTTTGTAACTCATGTGTTTATTCTCAAAATAAAAAAAACATAAGTTTATTCGAATGCATAGACATTGCCGCAGACAGCTCCTTGCAAGCATTCATTGCTAAAAATTATTACCAAGGAGGTTATTGGGAGTACCGGGCATATAAAGCTGCTCGATTACCATCTCTTTCATTTAAAACAATTCCTGTACAATATAACCGAAGCATTGTTCGGCGCTATGATTTTATAGATAATGTTGATGTTTACCGGGTTCAGCAATCACTATACTCATCAGGTGGAGCCATCCTTAGTCAAAATTTAGATTTAACAGGAGGTACATTTTTCGTTGATTCTGAGTTAGGATTTATACAAAATTACGGAAGTAATGGAAATAGGCAATACAATGCTGTTCCAATTCGGATAGGTTATTCACAAGCAATTTGGGGATTTAATGGTTTTAGGTGGGAGCGTAAAATTGCACCTCTTAAATTTGAAAAAGAAAAAAAGTTATTTCTGTATCGTCAACAGGAAATAGCAGAAAATACAGTGAACTATTTTTTTAACTACGCGCAAGCGCAAAAAGAATATGAGCTAGCATTGGAAAATTCGTTATCAGCAGACACTTTATACAGTATTGGTTTAGAGCGTCAAAAAATATCGGCGATATCAGGTGCAGATGTTTTAGCGCTTAAGCTTGAAAAAATTACAGCGCAAAACACTCTCGAAAGTGTGGAAATAGCACTGAAAGATGCAAAATTCGCATTCGTAACATTTTTGAACCTTGATAGGAGTAAGGAGTATTCACTGGATCTACCAAAAAATATTGACGAGATCATTATTCCGATAGATAATGCGTTACAATATATTCAGGATAACAATCCAGATTATTTAGGCTATCAACAGGAGATACTGGAGGCAGAGAGTGAGGTGGAAAGAAGTCGTAAGTCAATTTTCGATGCAAGCGTATCAGCGAGTGTTGGTTTTAACCAAGTGGCGACCAACCTTTCCGGAGCGTATTATAATCCTCTTCGGCAAGATATAGTTGCGGTTAGTGTCACTGTTCCGGTTTTGGATTGGGGCTTGAGGAAGGGAAGAATAAATATGGCCAAAAGCAATCTAGATGTTAAAAGGCTATCCGTACAACAAAAGAAACAAAGCATTGAGCAGGAATTAATTTCAACTGTTAATTTTTTTTATAATCAGAAGAGGCTTCTTGGTTCGGCACACGAAGTGTTATCGTTAGCAAATGATGCCTACCAAATTAATAAGCAGCGTTTTATAGTTGGCCGGACGGATATGACCACGTTAACTCTTTCCTTGAACCGTTACAGAGAAGCTCAAAGATACTATATAAATTCGCTCACCCACTATTGGACAAGTTATTATAAAATAAAAAAAATGACGCTTTATGATTTTAAAAAGCGTGAAAACTTATCAGTCTTATTAAAAAGCGAAATAACCAATTTTTAAAAGAAATGGGAAAACAAGATTATGACTATTTACTTGTAGGAGCAGGTTTGTTTAATGCGATTTTTGCTAACGAAGCCGCCAAATTAGGAAAAAAATGTCTCGTAGTTGAAAAACGTGAGCATATTGGTGGCAATCTTTATTGCGAAAACATAGAGGGAATAAATGTGCATAAATATGGAGCTCATATATTTCACACAAGTAATAAAGGGATTTGGCAGTATATGAATGAATTGTGCGAATTCAACAACTATATTAATTCCCCTTTAGCAAATTACAAAAACAAGTTGTTCAATCTGCCTTTCAACATGAATACGTTTAGCCGTCTTTGGGGATTAAATACGCCTGAAGAGGCGAAGCAAAAAATTGAACAACAGAGGTTGAAAATCGAAAATCCTAAAAATTTTGAAGAGCAGGCGCTTTCACTAGTTGGCACTGATATTTATAAAATGCTAATAAAAGGTTATACAGAAAAGCAGTGGGGATTAGATGCCAGACTATTGCCGGCATTTATTATTAAGCGTATTCCAATTCGATTTACGTATAATAATAATTACTTTAACGATACATACCAAGGTATACCGAAAGGCGGATATAATTCCATTTTTGAAAAATGCTTTAAAGATTGTGATATCCGTCTGAATGTCGATTTTATGGAGAACAAAGATTTGATGAAACTGGCCAGTAAAACAATTTTTACTGGAATGATAGATCAGTATTACGCTTACTGCTATGGGCAACTTGAGTATCGTTCTCTTAATTTTGAACATGAAATTTTGAGTACAGATAATTTTCAAGGCAATGCTGTAATAAACTTTACAGAAAGAGAGATTCCTTACACTCGCATATTAGAGCACAAGCATTTTGAGTTTGGTACGCAGCCCAAGACTGTTATCACTAAAGAATTTTCTATAGAATGGAGAGTAGGTTTAGAACCTTATTATCCTATTAATACTGCCGTTAATCAAAAGAGATTTGCACAGTATGAAAAGCTTGCTAAGAAGGAGCAAAATCTTTATTTTGGTGGTCGGTTGGGTGAATATAAGTATTATGATATGGATAAAACTGTAGAGGCTGCATTACAATTATTTAAGGAAATGAATGGCGAAGTCAAGTTGTGAAATCAAATGACAATAGAAATTTGTAAACCTCTAAAAGTGCCGAACAAAATGTGTAAACCTATAATTGGACAATACAGTGCTCAATTTTGTGGTTATGCTTTACAACGAAGAGCTTCCCTATATGAGCCTAGGAAATCTGACCCCGTCCAAAATTTATACACAAAAATTAAAACCGGAGAAGTTGTGGCGGAATTATTATCAGAAAAACGGTAGTATTGTAAACGCATTTCAGGACAACGAAGAAGTTGTAAAGCTATATCAGGACAATGATTAAAAATGTGTAAACCTATTTCAGGACAAGTCAATAGAGCAAGCGGAAGTTGGGCAGTGACCCTACTTTCTGCCCCTATGCGCTGCAAACGGGGTTTTGAGTATCCTCCGGGGATACTCTGATGTGCTGGCGACAACCTAGCACTTGATTTTGGTATACTTTCAATTATACCGATTAGCTTGCTAAACAATCAGTTAGCTAATTAGGGGTTTGGCCAGCGGCATATCTTAGTAACTGCCAATAGGCCAAGTATCTTAGCACAGAGCAATATATTTTTGTTAGATTTGGTTATGGCATCACCGTATTTCAAAGCAAGAAGACCATTTGACTTTCGGCCACATCCCTATGAGATCGGAAACATCCTCGGTGCAAAGAAAGGATTTGAGGACAACCATTTCCTCGCTAAAGTCTATGATCTTGACACCGCAGATTATCGTCCTCTTTACGATTTTCACTTACAGCACTTCCAAAATACTGCGAAGGGAACAGAGGCCGTCTATTTTAGGCATATCTGGCAACTCGCCGAAGGACGTATAGCATACTTTAAAAGCCGGAACCCATTTTCTTCCGATCGGGAGAATCATGAGTATCGGATAGCAAAGCTGCATGATTTTATGGAATTTCTTCGATCCATCGACCAGTGGAACGTGCGTCCATTGGAGGAGATCATCGTAGAGCAGAACACTGCCCTTGAAAAACAGCAAAATGAAATCCAGCGCTTGCGGGAGAAGATAGCCGAGCTTGAGCAGTATAATGTGAGCCAAAAGATCATGGTGCAGGATAACCATCTTTCAACCTTTGTCGACCTGCTACAACAGCTTGCTGATCTGGAACTCCCTAACGGTCGTAAGCTTCTAAGAAGCGATCACCAAAGTCCGTTCTATAAGATGCTATGTCGGTACTTTAGTTATGACGGCAAGGACATCCCGATCAATACCGCCCGCAATTATTTCATCAGGAAAGACGCAAAAGATGCAAAAAAAGGTGTGGTCATTCCTGAGGAGAAAAAACTGTTCCAAATCGTGATGCGTCACACCGATAGCTGACCCGCTCAATCTTTGGACATGACCAACCGATCGAGATGGTCATCGGTTTGCCCTGTATTGTATCCAATTTTGTGCTGTAAACGACGCATGGGCATGATGCAAGTCTGTGCATGCGGGAAAAGCACACGATATGGATGTACACGTATTATCAAACCAAGAGCTGGAGCGCTTCAAGCGGGAACTGCTCGATGAAATCAGGTCAATGCTTAGCCAACGCACTGATGAATCTACTGCAAAACAATGGCTGCGCAGTGCCGAGGTCCGCAAGATGCTGGGCATCTCACCGGGCACGCTCCAAAACCTGCGGGTGAACGGAACATTGCCCTACCGCAAGATCGGCGGAAGCATGTTCTATGCTAGACAGGACATTGAACGGATGATGAAAGGAGGTTCTGTCAATGGCTAGGCGCACGGAAAATCCCAAACT
This genomic window contains:
- a CDS encoding helix-turn-helix domain-containing protein, with protein sequence MLSQRTDESTAKQWLRSAEVRKMLGISPGTLQNLRVNGTLPYRKIGGSMFYARQDIERMMKGGSVNG
- the glf gene encoding UDP-galactopyranose mutase, which translates into the protein MGKQDYDYLLVGAGLFNAIFANEAAKLGKKCLVVEKREHIGGNLYCENIEGINVHKYGAHIFHTSNKGIWQYMNELCEFNNYINSPLANYKNKLFNLPFNMNTFSRLWGLNTPEEAKQKIEQQRLKIENPKNFEEQALSLVGTDIYKMLIKGYTEKQWGLDARLLPAFIIKRIPIRFTYNNNYFNDTYQGIPKGGYNSIFEKCFKDCDIRLNVDFMENKDLMKLASKTIFTGMIDQYYAYCYGQLEYRSLNFEHEILSTDNFQGNAVINFTEREIPYTRILEHKHFEFGTQPKTVITKEFSIEWRVGLEPYYPINTAVNQKRFAQYEKLAKKEQNLYFGGRLGEYKYYDMDKTVEAALQLFKEMNGEVKL
- a CDS encoding TolC family protein, with the protein product MRFLLLVWVAAYFCNSCVYSQNKKNISLFECIDIAADSSLQAFIAKNYYQGGYWEYRAYKAARLPSLSFKTIPVQYNRSIVRRYDFIDNVDVYRVQQSLYSSGGAILSQNLDLTGGTFFVDSELGFIQNYGSNGNRQYNAVPIRIGYSQAIWGFNGFRWERKIAPLKFEKEKKLFLYRQQEIAENTVNYFFNYAQAQKEYELALENSLSADTLYSIGLERQKISAISGADVLALKLEKITAQNTLESVEIALKDAKFAFVTFLNLDRSKEYSLDLPKNIDEIIIPIDNALQYIQDNNPDYLGYQQEILEAESEVERSRKSIFDASVSASVGFNQVATNLSGAYYNPLRQDIVAVSVTVPVLDWGLRKGRINMAKSNLDVKRLSVQQKKQSIEQELISTVNFFYNQKRLLGSAHEVLSLANDAYQINKQRFIVGRTDMTTLTLSLNRYREAQRYYINSLTHYWTSYYKIKKMTLYDFKKRENLSVLLKSEITNF
- a CDS encoding HlyD family efflux transporter periplasmic adaptor subunit, yielding MIWNLLKLRPKSRDNSKRSEEVSDIIDRMPTAFSKWVALTIITLTILLFIFGWFIKYPDIATGQIKINSNISPVKLPAHTSGKLEILGVKPQDTIYEGDYLAVIQNSANTDDVRKILSLIHSFDPNTPEQFSRAALYFPERVSLGELNMKYYSFLSSLKSLIDYSDDNIYEQQYRGLNESIIWRKKILEESDSALNISNENLKISEKWLSKYSSLNKDIVTTYDFEIDKSRLDLLSARQNKQNLIKDITLIEMQITENENSLSQLAVERREKERQLHLDLLASYHELSDQLKKWEQTYVLKSPFDGQVEFLKFWSNNQFVQAGEEVFGIVPKESLVLGQVFLPATGAGKVRIGSTVSIKLDDYPYAEFGSIKGIVRSISLITNELKTAQSNINTYLVTVDMPDGLVTNYGDKLDFKYEIGGQADIIVKDRRLIERLFDNIKFNSK